Proteins from one Coffea arabica cultivar ET-39 chromosome 8c, Coffea Arabica ET-39 HiFi, whole genome shotgun sequence genomic window:
- the LOC113707362 gene encoding plant UBX domain-containing protein 10-like, with the protein MGDVADKLAYFQAITGLDDPDLCTEILSAHGWDLEKAISSFTSISNSSDEPTAAAASSSSNSNAQEAAVVLPATAAWTGGAPGLAWKVVTLPFSIISRSLGLVSGAIGLGMWAASGVLSYSLGMIGLNSGRVGDSSTTTPLVSVSAAVSEAMDFVARFERDFGRTRPNFVAEGFMDALQRSRHAFKLLFVYLHSPDHPDTPVFCDRTLCNEALAAFINENFVAWGGSIRASEGFKMSNSLKASRFPFCAVVMAATNQRIALLQQIEGPQSPEEMINILQRVLEESAPVLVSARLDAEERRNTVRLREEQDAAYRAALEADQARERQRREEQERLEREAAEAERKRKEEEEARERAALEAAEKEAALAKLRQEKALSLGAEPEKGTDVTQVLVRFPAGDRKERRFHSTATIQSLYDYVDSLGCLEMGSYCLVSNFPRTVYGPEKLTLSLKEAGLHPQASLFVELNS; encoded by the exons ATGGGGGATGTGGCAGATAAATTGGCTTATTTTCAAGCAATTACAGGCCTCGACGACCCCGATTTATGCACAGAGATCCTCTCCGCTCATGGCTGGGACCTCGAGAAAGCGATCTCGTCTTTCACCTCCATCTCTAACTCCTCTGACGAGCCCACCGCCGCCGccgcctcctcctcctccaattCCAATGCCCAGGAAGCAGCAGTGGTCTTACCGGCCACAGCAGCCTGGACCGGTGGGGCCCCCGGCTTGGCTTGGAAAGTTGTGACTCTCCCGTTCTCCATCATTTCCCGTAGTCTAGGATTAGTATCGGGAGCGATCGGGCTCGGGATGTGGGCCGCCAGCGGAGTACTATCTTATTCGCTGGGGATGATCGGTCTCAATTCGGGCCGAGTTGGGGATTCTTCGACAACGACCCCGTTGGTGTCTGTTTCAGCTGCGGTGTCGGAGGCTATGGATTTTGTCGCGAGGTTTGAAAGGGATTTTGGTAGGACGCGACCGAATTTTGTAGCTGAGGGTTTTATGGATGCACTACAGAGGTCTAGGCATGCGTTTAAGCTCTTATTTGTTTACTTGCACTCGCCGGATCATCCGgatactcctgttttttgcgatAGAACGTTGTGTAACGAGGCTTTGGCTGCTTTTATTAACGAGAATTTTGTCGCCTGGGGCGGTAGTATCAGAGCTAGTGAAGGGTTCAAGATGAGCAATAGCTTGAAGGCGTCAAGATTCCCTTTTTGTGCAGTTGTTATGGCCGCCACTAACCAGAGAATTGCATTGCTGCAACAG ATTGAGGGCCCTCAGTCTCCTGAGGAAATGATCAATATATTGCAGAGAGTGCTTGAAGAAAGTGCCCCTGTTCTTGTATCAGCTAGGCTTGAtgcagaagaaagaagaaatactGTGCGTTTAAGGGAAGAGCAGGATGCGGCTTATCGTGCTGCACTTGAAGCTGACCAA GCTAGGGAGCGGCAAAGGAGAGAGGAGCAGGAACGGCTCGAAAGGGAAGCTGCTGAGgctgaaaggaaaaggaaggaggaagaagaggctCGTGAGAGAGCAGCACTAGAAGCTGCCGAAAAAGAAGCTGCATTAGCCAAATTACGACAGGAGAAAGCTCTTTCACTGGGTGCTGAACCAGAGAAGGGAACTGATGTTACTCAA GTTTTGGTACGCTTTCCGGCTGGAGATCGCAAGGAAAGGAGGTTCCACAGTACTGCAACAATACAATCTCTGTATGACTATGTCGATTCTTTGGGCTGCTTAGAAATGGGCAGTTACTGCCTTGTTTCAAATTTTCCGAGAACTGTATATGGGCCAGAGAAGCTCACCCTTTCTCTGAAGGAAGCAGGGTTACATCCTCAAGCAAGTCTTTTTGTGGAGTTGAACTCATGA